From a single Nicotiana tomentosiformis chromosome 2, ASM39032v3, whole genome shotgun sequence genomic region:
- the LOC104096092 gene encoding putative NAC domain-containing protein 94 produces MDNKSDVEKLDEAMLPGFRFHPTDEELVGFYLKRKIQQRSLPIELIKQVDIYKYDPWDLPRLASTGEKEWYFYCPRDRKYRNSARPNRVTGAGFWKATGTDRPIYSSDSTKCIGLKKSLVFYRGRAARGIKTDWMMHEFRLPTTTIDSAPPRKFLDKNFPPNDSWAICRIFKKTNSIANRALSYPWINPLSDVASPEVFNQSTTVHFSAENISSLTETGSLLHLSSTNDLLQGASNVPSYKTLNTMVSRPSFLSSPSTEVPCNFMFSSPEVSMFFNTPPALKNADIKTSETIDFEGSNQQMNSFSISSSQEMQRSIGMEDDEAGLRSNQDSTNDNTTQWENIRSIGFPFSLTTSLADEWKPSLSWDSPSCPSEISTTYDSTNKCYT; encoded by the exons ATGGATAACAAAAGTGATGTGGAAAAGCTTGATGAAGCGATGCTACCTGGTTTTCGATTTCATCCGACAGATGAAGAGTTAGTTGGATTCTATCTAAAGAGAAAGATTCAGCAGAGATCACTTCCTATTGAGCTCATCAAACAAGTGGATATATATAAATATGATCCATGGGATCTTCCAA GGCTAGCATCTACGGGGGAGAAAGAGTGGTATTTTTACTGTCCAAGGGACCGTAAGTACAGGAACAGCGCCCGTCCAAACCGTGTTACAGGAGCTGGTTTTTGGAAGGCTACTGGAACTGACAGACCAATATATTCCTCTGATAGCACCAAATGCATCGGTTTGAAGAAGTCCTTAGTCTTCTACAGAGGTAGAGCCGCTAGAGGCATAAAAACTGACTGGATGATGCACGAGTTTCGCCTTCCTACAACTACTATCGACTCAGCACCACCTAGGAAATTCTTAGATAAGAATTTTCCACCAAAT GATTCGTGGGCTATCTGCAGGATATTCAAGAAAACCAACTCAATAGCAAATAGAGCTCTTTCTTACCCTTGGATAAATCCGTTATCTGATGTAGCATCTCCAGAGGTGTTCAATCAAAGTACAACTGTTCATTTCAGCGCGGAGAATATCTCTTCTTTAACTGAAACTGGATCACTTCTCCACTTATCCAGTACCAATGACTTACTACAAGGAGCCTCAAATGTCCCTTCATATAAAACCCTCAATACTATGGTTTCAAGACCATCTTTTCTTTCAAGTCCTAGTACAGAAGTTCCTTGTAACTTCATGTTTTCGTCCCCTGAGGTTTCCATGTTTTTCAACACACCCCCCGCTTTAAAAAATGCTGACATAAAGACCTCTGAGACTATTGATTTTGAAGGTTCAAATCAACAGATGAACAGCTTCTCAATTAGTTCATCACAAGAGATGCAAAGAAGTATAGGAATGGAAGATGATGAGGCAGGATTAAGGAGTAATCAAGATTCAACAAATGATAATACTACTCAATGGGAAAACATCAGATCAATTGGATTTCCTTTCAGTTTGACAACTAGTTTGGCTGATGAATGGAAGCCTAGTTTGAGTTGGGATTCTCCTTCATGTCCTAGTGAGATATCCACCACTTACGACTCAACAAACAAATGCTACACCTAG
- the LOC104096091 gene encoding large ribosomal subunit protein eL34-like gives MVQRLTYRKRHSYATKSNQHRVVKTPGGKLIYQSTKKRASGPKCPVTGKRIQGIPHLRPAEYKRSRLSRNRRTVNRAYGGVLSGSAVRERIIRAFLVEEQKIVKKVLKIQKAKEKLASKS, from the exons ATGGTTCAGAGACTTACATATCGAAAGCGGCACAGCTATGCCACCAAATCCAATCAACATAGGGTTGTCAAAACTCCTG GTGGAAAGCTAATTTACCAGAGCACCAAGAAGAGAGCTAGCGGCCCAAAATGTCCAGTTACTGGGAAGAGAATCCAAGGG ATTCCACACCTGAGACCTGCTGAATACAAGAGATCCAGATTGTCCAGGAACCGCAGGACTGTGAATCGTGCTTATGGAGGTGTGCTGTCTGGAAGTGCTGTGAGGGAGAG AATCATCCGGGCTTTCTTGGTTGAAGAACAAAAAATTGTGAAAAAGGTGTTGAAGATTCAGAAGGCAAAGGAAAAGCTTGCCTCAAAGAGCTGA